In the genome of Gordonia rubripertincta, one region contains:
- a CDS encoding DNA polymerase III subunit gamma and tau: MALYRTYRPATFADVVGQEHVTDPLSRALDSGRINHAYLFSGPRGCGKTSSARILARSLNCVEGPTSRPCGTCTSCVALAPGGPGNLDVIELDAASHGGVDDTRELRDRAFYAPAESRYRVFIVDEAHMVTNAGFNALLKIVEEPPEHLIFVFATTEPEKVLPTIRSRTHHYPFRLLAPPVMRGLLEKICEREGVTVAPEVYPLVIRAGGGSPRDSLSILDQLLAGADDQGVAYERALALLGVTDVALIDTAVEALASADGAALFGAVEKVVDAGHDPRRFAVDLLERLRDLILLQAVPDAADRGLVEAPGDQLARMRGQIETLGPASLTRFAEIVHDALGEMRGTTSPRLLLEVMCARMLLPGVSNDDAALLQRLERLESGIGTTSIPVPAKPAEPEPEPKFVRPSQRKAMEEAKAAEEARRAAAEAAEADTPVASPASVPAAPAAAVPPMPTAPEPTAPEPPAPVAKVEPAPAEPAAAAAEPEPAAPAAEPVAVAPQAAAAAAVETDDADMLEELIVEQPAPDAIADLDALPDPDALADADALPEPEGLDLGDLDTGTTDTETPEVDAAAPTLDVPWDEPEAEAAAPAQPVAEPVRPAVRNGGTPTAPEPPSRAPVAEPAPERTRQPVAEPAPSAYSDDIPLPDEPVDEYSVPPPDAMPARAKRPAPEPEPEPEPEPAAPGGLDADAIRKRYPEIRAAVRERSKSLEPMLSAAVIADLEGTTVVLGHPVEVLVGRLSAPHAVTIIREALAEVFGTPLDVRTVHQAPGTAVAPSAAGGAQAAKQQAKPRQSYSRPSRSRDQSAAAPPPEPVAEPEEPEPPRADEDIPDEERAEMVADARTGGPEKRLDPDQVALELLKSELGARPIE; encoded by the coding sequence GTGGCTCTGTATCGCACCTATCGCCCGGCTACCTTCGCCGACGTCGTGGGGCAGGAGCACGTCACCGATCCGTTGAGCCGTGCCCTCGACTCGGGGCGCATCAATCACGCGTACCTCTTCTCCGGTCCGCGCGGTTGTGGCAAGACGTCGTCGGCGCGAATCCTGGCGCGGTCGTTGAACTGTGTCGAGGGCCCCACCTCGCGTCCCTGTGGCACCTGCACGTCGTGCGTGGCTCTCGCCCCCGGCGGTCCCGGCAACCTCGACGTCATCGAACTCGACGCGGCCAGCCACGGCGGCGTCGACGACACCCGCGAGCTACGTGACCGCGCGTTCTATGCGCCGGCCGAGTCGCGCTATCGCGTGTTCATCGTCGACGAGGCGCACATGGTGACCAACGCCGGCTTCAACGCGTTGCTCAAGATCGTCGAGGAGCCGCCGGAGCACCTCATCTTCGTGTTCGCGACGACCGAACCCGAGAAGGTGCTGCCGACGATCCGCTCGCGTACCCACCACTACCCGTTCCGTCTGCTCGCCCCGCCGGTCATGCGCGGGCTGCTGGAGAAGATCTGTGAACGGGAGGGCGTCACCGTCGCGCCCGAGGTCTACCCGCTGGTCATCCGTGCCGGCGGCGGTTCGCCGCGTGACTCGTTGTCGATCCTCGATCAGCTCCTCGCCGGCGCCGACGACCAGGGCGTCGCGTACGAGCGGGCGCTCGCATTGCTCGGCGTCACCGATGTCGCGCTCATCGACACCGCCGTCGAGGCACTGGCGTCGGCCGATGGCGCGGCGCTGTTCGGCGCCGTGGAGAAGGTCGTCGACGCGGGTCACGACCCACGACGCTTCGCGGTCGATCTCCTCGAACGGCTCCGTGACCTGATCCTGCTGCAGGCCGTCCCCGATGCCGCCGACCGTGGCCTGGTCGAGGCGCCGGGTGATCAGCTCGCACGGATGCGGGGCCAGATCGAGACGCTCGGCCCCGCTTCGTTGACGCGCTTCGCCGAGATCGTGCACGACGCCCTCGGCGAGATGCGCGGAACCACGTCGCCGCGACTCCTCCTCGAGGTGATGTGCGCGCGCATGCTGCTGCCCGGGGTGTCGAACGACGACGCGGCCCTGCTGCAGCGACTCGAGCGTCTGGAGTCGGGGATCGGCACCACGTCGATTCCGGTGCCCGCGAAACCTGCTGAGCCCGAACCGGAACCGAAGTTCGTGCGTCCGTCGCAGCGCAAGGCCATGGAAGAGGCGAAGGCCGCCGAGGAGGCACGTCGCGCTGCGGCCGAGGCCGCCGAGGCCGACACCCCCGTTGCTTCGCCGGCATCCGTACCGGCTGCCCCGGCTGCTGCGGTGCCCCCGATGCCGACCGCACCGGAACCCACCGCACCCGAACCGCCTGCGCCGGTCGCGAAGGTTGAACCGGCGCCGGCCGAACCCGCCGCTGCGGCTGCAGAGCCCGAGCCGGCCGCGCCCGCCGCGGAACCGGTTGCTGTCGCACCGCAGGCCGCCGCGGCCGCCGCCGTCGAGACCGACGACGCGGACATGCTCGAGGAACTGATCGTCGAGCAGCCCGCGCCCGACGCCATCGCCGATCTGGACGCCCTTCCCGACCCCGATGCCCTGGCCGATGCCGACGCGCTTCCGGAACCCGAGGGGCTCGATCTCGGGGATCTCGACACCGGGACCACCGACACCGAGACTCCCGAAGTCGACGCTGCTGCACCGACACTCGACGTCCCCTGGGACGAACCCGAAGCGGAGGCCGCCGCGCCGGCGCAGCCGGTTGCCGAACCCGTGCGCCCGGCGGTCCGGAACGGCGGAACCCCCACGGCGCCGGAGCCGCCCTCGCGTGCACCCGTGGCCGAACCGGCTCCGGAGCGGACCCGGCAACCTGTGGCCGAGCCGGCCCCGTCGGCCTACTCCGACGACATCCCGTTGCCGGATGAGCCGGTCGACGAGTACTCGGTCCCGCCGCCCGATGCGATGCCGGCCCGGGCGAAGCGCCCCGCACCGGAGCCCGAGCCGGAACCGGAACCAGAGCCGGCTGCCCCGGGCGGGCTCGACGCCGACGCGATCCGCAAGCGCTACCCGGAGATCCGGGCCGCGGTGCGGGAGCGTTCCAAGAGTCTCGAGCCGATGCTGTCGGCGGCGGTCATCGCCGACCTCGAGGGCACCACGGTGGTGCTCGGACATCCGGTCGAGGTGCTCGTCGGACGACTCTCGGCGCCGCACGCGGTCACGATCATCCGGGAGGCGCTCGCCGAGGTCTTCGGCACACCGCTGGACGTGCGGACGGTGCACCAGGCCCCGGGCACGGCGGTCGCGCCGTCGGCGGCCGGTGGCGCACAGGCAGCGAAACAGCAGGCCAAGCCCCGGCAGTCGTACTCACGCCCCAGTCGGTCCCGTGACCAGTCCGCCGCCGCGCCGCCGCCCGAGCCGGTGGCCGAGCCGGAGGAGCCCGAACCGCCACGCGCGGACGAGGACATCCCCGACGAGGAGCGAGCCGAGATGGTTGCCGACGCCCGGACCGGAGGTCCCGAGAAGCGCCTCGACCCCGACCAGGTTGCTCTCGAACTCCTCAAGTCCGAGCTCGGGGCACGGCCGATCGAGTGA
- a CDS encoding M15 family metallopeptidase produces the protein MQIRSVLRLAAVPAAVVAVLTLSMADAEAAPVDQQARAVGLVDVETVVADAVLDLRYATTNNFVGERLYPRNARCLVHESMAPGLRTAAQRLRARGETLVFWDCYRPHSVQQKMFQKVPDPAWVAAPGPYSTSHEAGRSVDVTLAVRTPNCPVPRKVGNLCRVDMGTDFDSFTPRATAYATQGVSASAQAARARLRQAMAAGGLTVYSGEWWHFDGPGADERRPIIDVPLV, from the coding sequence ATGCAGATCCGATCGGTCCTACGTCTGGCCGCGGTGCCGGCAGCGGTGGTGGCGGTGCTGACGTTGTCGATGGCAGATGCCGAGGCGGCTCCCGTCGACCAGCAGGCACGCGCGGTCGGCCTCGTCGACGTCGAGACCGTCGTCGCCGACGCAGTGCTCGATCTGCGGTATGCGACGACCAACAACTTCGTGGGGGAGCGGCTGTATCCGCGAAACGCCCGCTGCCTGGTCCACGAGTCGATGGCTCCGGGACTGCGGACCGCGGCCCAGAGGCTCCGGGCCCGCGGCGAGACGCTGGTGTTCTGGGATTGCTATCGGCCGCATTCGGTGCAGCAGAAGATGTTCCAGAAGGTCCCCGATCCGGCGTGGGTCGCCGCCCCCGGCCCGTACTCGACCAGCCATGAGGCGGGACGCTCGGTCGACGTGACCCTGGCCGTCCGCACCCCGAACTGTCCGGTGCCGCGCAAGGTCGGCAATCTCTGTCGCGTTGACATGGGCACCGACTTCGACTCGTTCACCCCACGCGCGACCGCCTATGCGACGCAGGGGGTCTCGGCGTCGGCGCAAGCGGCTCGGGCGCGGTTGCGCCAGGCGATGGCGGCCGGCGGATTGACCGTCTACTCCGGTGAGTGGTGGCACTTCGACGGCCCCGGCGCGGACGAGCGCAGGCCGATCATCGACGTCCCCCTCGTCTGA
- a CDS encoding class I SAM-dependent methyltransferase: MTTFKDAATGAESQTGKMSLSEIFETLLGGNLSIRISAYDGSSAGPADAQYGLNLKTPRGTTYLVTAPGDLGLARAYIAGDLELVGAHPGDPYPALKALASDLDFHRPSPLALAQIARSLGIEHFKPIAPPPQEAVPRWRRFAEGLRHSKSRDAEVIHYHYDVSNTFYEWVLGPSMTYTCAVYPDRDASLETAQDNKYRLIFEKLRLKPGDRLLDIGCGWGGMVRYAAKRGVHAIGATLSAEQAEWAQKAIVDEGLSDFAEVRHSDYRDVTESGFDAVSSIGLTEHIGVGNYPAYFGFMRDKLRPGGMLLNHCITRPDNASRSKAGTFIDRYVFPDGELTGSGKIISKLQDIGGMEVIHEENFREHYAMTLRDWNINLVDHWDEAVAEVGEGTARLWGLYMAGCRIGFDRNIIQLHHVLATKLDSHGGHQVPLRPWWNA, encoded by the coding sequence ATGACGACATTCAAGGACGCAGCGACCGGTGCGGAATCCCAGACCGGGAAGATGTCCCTGTCGGAGATCTTCGAGACCCTCTTGGGCGGCAACCTGTCCATCCGGATCTCGGCGTACGACGGCAGCAGCGCAGGCCCGGCCGACGCCCAGTACGGCCTCAACCTGAAGACCCCGCGCGGCACCACCTACCTCGTCACGGCGCCCGGCGATCTCGGCCTGGCCCGCGCCTACATCGCCGGTGACCTCGAGCTCGTCGGCGCACATCCCGGCGACCCCTACCCCGCCCTGAAGGCGCTTGCAAGCGATCTGGACTTCCACCGCCCGTCGCCGCTGGCCCTGGCACAGATCGCCCGCTCACTCGGCATCGAACACTTCAAGCCGATTGCCCCGCCGCCGCAGGAGGCTGTGCCGCGCTGGCGTCGTTTCGCGGAAGGCCTGCGTCACAGCAAATCTCGTGACGCCGAAGTCATCCACTACCACTACGACGTCTCGAACACCTTCTACGAGTGGGTCCTCGGCCCGTCGATGACCTACACGTGTGCGGTCTACCCCGACCGCGACGCGTCGCTCGAAACCGCCCAGGACAACAAGTACCGCCTCATCTTCGAGAAGCTGCGCCTCAAGCCCGGCGACCGGCTCCTCGACATCGGTTGCGGCTGGGGCGGAATGGTCCGCTACGCCGCCAAGCGCGGCGTACACGCCATCGGCGCGACGCTGTCGGCCGAGCAGGCCGAGTGGGCGCAGAAGGCCATCGTCGACGAAGGACTCTCCGACTTCGCCGAGGTGCGCCACAGCGATTACCGCGACGTCACCGAATCCGGTTTCGACGCGGTGTCGTCGATCGGTCTGACCGAGCACATCGGTGTCGGCAACTACCCGGCCTACTTCGGCTTCATGCGCGACAAGCTGCGCCCGGGTGGAATGCTGCTGAACCACTGCATCACCCGGCCCGACAATGCGAGCCGCAGCAAGGCCGGCACGTTCATCGACCGTTATGTGTTCCCCGACGGCGAGCTCACCGGTTCGGGCAAGATCATCTCCAAGCTCCAGGACATCGGCGGCATGGAGGTCATCCATGAGGAGAACTTCCGCGAGCATTACGCGATGACCCTGCGCGACTGGAACATCAACCTCGTCGATCACTGGGACGAAGCCGTGGCCGAGGTCGGCGAGGGCACCGCCCGCTTGTGGGGCCTGTACATGGCGGGCTGCCGGATCGGCTTCGACCGCAACATCATCCAGCTCCACCACGTGCTGGCGACCAAGCTCGACAGCCACGGCGGCCATCAGGTCCCGCTGCGGCCCTGGTGGAACGCCTGA
- a CDS encoding FAD-binding oxidoreductase, whose translation MGGQAFDQGVSTLLASYRAIPPNATVRLAKKTSNLFRKRAANPHPGLDVSGLDRVISVDPDARTADVAGMCTYENLVAATLPYGLAPLVVPQLKTITLGGAVTGLGIESTSFRSGLPHESVSEIDILTGDGEIITATPTNEHADLFFGFPNSYGTLGYSVRLRIELEPVKPYVALRHVRFTSIAELQATMATIVTEKTYDGEQVDYLDGVVFSANESYLTLGRQTDEEGPVSDYTGMDIFYRSIQNKTTDRLTIHDYLWRWDTDWFWCSRAFGAQNPKIRRWWPKRYLRSSFYWKLIGLDQRWDIGDRLNARKGLPPGERVVQDIEVPIERTADYVEWFLDNIPIEPIWLCPLRLREPALPGSDSARPWPLYPLEPRRTYVNIGFWSAVPVTPGDPGHTNKIIERKVAELDGHKSLYSESFYEPEEFDELYGGESYRLLKKRYDPRGRLLDLYAKAVKRQ comes from the coding sequence ATGGGGGGACAGGCATTTGACCAGGGGGTGTCCACCCTACTGGCCAGCTATCGTGCCATCCCTCCGAACGCGACCGTGCGCCTTGCGAAGAAGACTTCGAACCTCTTCCGCAAGCGCGCAGCCAATCCACATCCCGGACTGGACGTCTCCGGACTCGACCGGGTGATCTCGGTCGACCCCGACGCCCGCACCGCCGACGTCGCCGGGATGTGCACCTACGAGAACCTGGTCGCGGCGACACTGCCCTATGGTCTGGCACCCCTGGTGGTCCCGCAACTCAAGACGATCACCCTCGGCGGGGCGGTGACCGGCCTCGGCATCGAGAGCACGTCGTTCCGTTCCGGACTGCCGCACGAGTCGGTGTCGGAGATCGACATCCTGACCGGCGACGGGGAGATCATCACCGCGACGCCCACCAACGAACACGCCGACCTGTTCTTCGGTTTCCCCAACTCTTATGGAACGCTGGGCTATTCGGTCCGCCTGCGCATCGAACTCGAACCGGTGAAGCCCTACGTCGCGTTGCGCCACGTGCGTTTCACCTCGATCGCCGAACTGCAGGCGACGATGGCGACCATCGTCACCGAGAAGACCTACGACGGTGAACAGGTCGACTACCTCGACGGAGTCGTGTTCTCCGCCAACGAGTCCTACCTCACGCTCGGGCGCCAGACCGACGAGGAGGGCCCGGTCAGTGACTACACCGGCATGGACATCTTCTACCGGTCGATCCAGAACAAGACCACCGACCGACTCACGATCCACGACTACCTCTGGCGCTGGGACACCGACTGGTTCTGGTGCTCACGAGCTTTCGGGGCGCAGAACCCGAAGATCCGCCGCTGGTGGCCGAAGCGCTACCTGCGCAGCAGCTTCTACTGGAAGCTCATCGGACTCGACCAGCGTTGGGACATCGGCGACCGCCTCAATGCCCGCAAGGGCCTCCCACCGGGTGAACGGGTCGTCCAGGACATCGAGGTGCCGATCGAGCGGACCGCCGACTACGTCGAATGGTTCCTGGACAACATCCCGATCGAACCGATCTGGTTGTGCCCACTACGCCTTCGCGAACCAGCCCTGCCCGGTTCGGACTCGGCGCGCCCGTGGCCGCTCTACCCGCTCGAACCGCGACGCACCTACGTCAACATCGGCTTCTGGTCGGCCGTGCCGGTCACCCCGGGCGATCCCGGACACACCAACAAGATCATCGAACGCAAGGTCGCCGAACTCGACGGCCACAAGTCGCTGTACTCGGAAAGTTTCTACGAGCCGGAGGAGTTCGACGAACTCTACGGCGGAGAGAGTTACCGGCTCCTGAAGAAGCGGTACGACCCCCGAGGCCGCCTTCTGGACCTCTATGCGAAAGCGGTGAAACGCCAATGA
- a CDS encoding SRPBCC family protein produces the protein MGQVSASQSIDITAAPDAVIGALADYNDVRPAILPAHYRDYKVISGGNGDGTVVHWILQASEKRQRDVQATVSVTPDTVTERDANSTMVTTYTVAPSAGGSRVTTTTSWKGAGGIGGFFEKTFAPKAINRIQAEVLGNLKKRLEN, from the coding sequence GTGGGTCAGGTTTCCGCATCGCAGTCGATCGACATCACCGCCGCCCCGGACGCCGTCATCGGAGCCCTCGCGGACTACAACGACGTGCGCCCGGCGATCCTCCCGGCCCACTACCGCGACTACAAGGTCATCAGCGGCGGTAACGGCGACGGCACCGTCGTGCACTGGATTCTGCAGGCCTCCGAGAAGCGGCAGCGCGACGTCCAGGCGACCGTCAGCGTGACCCCGGACACCGTGACCGAGCGCGACGCCAACTCCACCATGGTGACGACCTACACCGTCGCCCCGTCGGCCGGCGGCTCGCGCGTCACGACCACCACCAGCTGGAAGGGCGCCGGCGGCATCGGCGGCTTCTTCGAGAAGACCTTCGCGCCCAAGGCGATCAACCGCATCCAGGCCGAGGTACTCGGCAATCTCAAGAAGCGCCTCGAGAACTGA
- a CDS encoding pseudouridine synthase: protein MVLRAGPESTVAEALLASPSLVGLGIENLHARAAAGEIVDADGRPVDLDAPSRVNVSLYLYRDLPDEVPIPFDVPVLYRDENIVVVDKPHFLSTMPRGRHVTQTALVRLRRELGSETISPAHRLDRLTAGVLLFTLRPEVRAAYQDLFASRLARKEYRALAPVDERLTETVTVRDRIEKTAGDLRARVVDGPVNAISDVTLVEQTERGGVYRLVPHTGRTHQLRLHMSSLGVPIVDDPLYPEVRPELAERPDHGDFSAPLRLVAHALEFTDPLDGTERRFESRRSVLR, encoded by the coding sequence GTGGTGCTGCGGGCGGGGCCGGAATCCACCGTCGCCGAGGCACTACTGGCGTCGCCGAGCCTCGTGGGTCTCGGGATCGAGAATTTGCACGCGCGTGCAGCGGCCGGTGAGATCGTCGACGCCGACGGCCGGCCCGTCGATCTCGACGCCCCGTCGCGGGTGAACGTCTCGCTCTACCTGTACCGCGACCTGCCCGACGAGGTCCCGATCCCGTTCGACGTCCCGGTGCTCTACCGCGACGAGAACATCGTCGTCGTGGACAAACCGCACTTCCTGTCCACCATGCCGCGGGGTCGTCACGTGACGCAGACCGCGCTGGTCCGACTCCGCCGCGAACTGGGCAGCGAGACGATCTCGCCGGCCCACCGCCTCGACCGGCTCACCGCCGGTGTGCTGCTCTTCACGCTGCGCCCCGAGGTCCGGGCGGCGTACCAGGACCTCTTCGCCTCCCGGCTGGCACGTAAGGAGTACCGCGCGCTGGCGCCGGTCGACGAGCGACTCACCGAGACCGTGACCGTGCGCGACCGGATCGAGAAGACCGCCGGTGACCTGAGGGCCCGCGTCGTCGACGGGCCGGTGAACGCCATCAGCGACGTCACCCTCGTCGAACAGACCGAGCGTGGCGGCGTCTACCGGCTGGTGCCGCACACCGGACGCACGCATCAGCTGCGGTTGCACATGTCGTCGCTCGGTGTGCCGATCGTCGACGACCCGCTGTATCCCGAGGTCCGCCCCGAGCTCGCGGAACGGCCCGACCATGGAGACTTCTCGGCCCCGCTGAGGCTCGTCGCTCATGCCCTGGAGTTCACCGACCCGCTCGACGGGACGGAGCGTCGATTCGAGAGTCGGCGGTCGGTGCTGCGCTGA
- a CDS encoding YbaB/EbfC family nucleoid-associated protein, translating to MSIDCCADPGATLDGVTQPFDPSALFGGGQGGENPMAGLLAQAQQMQEKLLSAQNEIAAAEIVGSAGNGLVTVTGNGTGEVTAVSIDPKVVDPEDVETLQDLLLGALADLSQKREQLTSEKMGPLAGGLGGGIPGLGG from the coding sequence ATGTCGATCGATTGCTGCGCTGACCCGGGGGCTACCCTGGACGGCGTGACGCAACCATTCGATCCCAGCGCATTGTTCGGCGGCGGCCAGGGCGGCGAGAACCCGATGGCGGGTCTGCTGGCCCAGGCGCAGCAGATGCAGGAGAAGCTGCTCTCCGCACAGAACGAGATCGCCGCGGCGGAGATCGTCGGGAGCGCGGGCAACGGTCTGGTCACCGTGACCGGCAACGGCACCGGCGAGGTGACCGCGGTGTCCATCGATCCCAAGGTCGTCGACCCCGAGGATGTAGAGACCCTGCAGGACCTGCTGCTCGGCGCGCTCGCCGACCTGTCGCAGAAGCGTGAGCAGCTCACGAGCGAGAAGATGGGCCCGCTGGCCGGAGGCCTCGGCGGCGGCATCCCCGGGCTCGGCGGCTGA
- the recR gene encoding recombination mediator RecR yields MYEGPIQDLIDELAKQPGLGPKGAQRIAFHLLAGEKSDIDRLIAALGCVRDDVVFCAECGNVSANRLCRICSDSRRDATKICVVEEPKDVHAIERTKEFTGRYHVLGGALDPLSGIGPDQLRIRELLRRLANQEDGVDVSEVIVATDPNTEGEATATYLQRMLKDFPGLSVTRLASGLPMGGDLEFADELTLGRALSGRRILA; encoded by the coding sequence ATGTATGAAGGACCGATCCAGGATCTGATCGATGAACTGGCCAAACAGCCGGGTCTCGGTCCGAAGGGTGCGCAGCGCATCGCCTTCCATCTGCTCGCGGGGGAGAAGTCCGACATCGACCGGTTGATCGCCGCACTCGGGTGTGTACGCGACGACGTCGTCTTCTGCGCCGAATGTGGCAATGTGTCGGCGAATCGCTTGTGCCGGATCTGCTCCGACTCGCGTCGGGACGCCACCAAGATCTGTGTCGTCGAAGAACCCAAGGACGTGCACGCGATCGAGCGGACCAAGGAGTTCACCGGTCGCTACCACGTGCTCGGCGGTGCACTGGACCCGTTGTCGGGGATCGGGCCCGACCAGCTCCGCATCCGAGAGCTGCTGCGTCGGCTCGCCAATCAGGAGGACGGCGTCGACGTCAGCGAGGTGATCGTCGCGACCGACCCCAACACGGAGGGCGAGGCCACCGCCACCTACCTGCAGCGCATGCTCAAGGACTTCCCCGGGCTGTCGGTGACGCGTCTGGCGTCGGGTCTGCCGATGGGCGGCGACCTCGAGTTCGCCGAC